The Thermoflavifilum sp. genome contains a region encoding:
- a CDS encoding carboxypeptidase M32, with product MSKSETLVLYDTFKEHMQRLADVKNAIALLEWDQETYMPAGGAQFRGQQLTTLADLAHRMSTRDEFGQLMEKLLDCADLPELERKNVELTYEDYQKKRKYPADLVKALTRTYNTCFMAWIQARRENRFAIFAPELEKMIALKQREAETLGYPAQPYDALLDQHERGLTTATLEQIFLELKTQIISLLSWIQQRPQPSDACLHAFADKQQQWDFGIYLLQSIGFDFQTGRQDLSVHPFTTSFNPHDVRVTTRIHENQLSTLIWSCIHEGGHALYEQGLPVEQYGLPAGKASSLVIHESQSRLWENCIGRSLPFWTYHYPELQKRIPIPFREIDLVDFYKAINLVKPSLIRTEADELTYHLHILIRYEIEKKLINEKLPVKELPELWNALYADMLGVQVPDDLHGILQDIHWCHGSLGYFPTYTLGSLLAAQWWQQLQHDIADLDETLARGHTRPVLDWLRSHIHCYGSLYTADELCLRVTGKPLQVEAFLDYAREKFTRLYA from the coding sequence ATGTCGAAATCTGAAACGCTGGTTCTTTATGACACCTTCAAGGAACACATGCAGAGACTGGCCGATGTGAAAAACGCCATAGCCCTGCTTGAATGGGATCAGGAAACCTACATGCCTGCGGGAGGTGCACAATTCCGCGGCCAGCAACTCACCACCCTCGCCGATCTTGCGCATCGTATGTCAACCCGTGATGAATTTGGACAATTGATGGAAAAATTGCTCGATTGCGCCGACCTGCCAGAGCTGGAAAGGAAAAACGTGGAGCTGACCTATGAAGATTATCAGAAAAAAAGAAAATACCCGGCCGACCTGGTAAAAGCCCTGACCCGGACATACAATACTTGCTTTATGGCCTGGATACAGGCCCGCAGGGAAAACCGGTTTGCCATCTTCGCCCCAGAACTGGAAAAAATGATTGCCCTGAAACAACGGGAAGCCGAAACGCTTGGCTACCCGGCACAGCCTTACGATGCCCTGCTGGATCAACACGAAAGAGGGCTAACGACGGCAACACTGGAGCAGATTTTCCTCGAGCTGAAAACGCAAATCATTTCCCTGTTATCGTGGATACAGCAAAGACCCCAACCTTCAGATGCCTGCTTGCACGCCTTTGCAGATAAACAACAGCAATGGGATTTTGGCATTTACTTGCTTCAATCCATCGGATTCGACTTCCAGACCGGCCGACAGGATCTTTCCGTGCATCCCTTCACCACCAGCTTTAATCCACACGATGTGCGGGTAACCACCCGGATTCATGAAAATCAACTTTCAACCCTGATCTGGAGTTGCATCCATGAAGGCGGACATGCCCTGTACGAGCAGGGGCTGCCCGTCGAGCAATATGGCTTGCCAGCCGGGAAGGCTTCTTCTCTGGTCATTCATGAATCGCAATCCAGACTCTGGGAAAATTGCATTGGGCGGAGCCTACCATTCTGGACTTACCACTACCCGGAATTACAAAAACGTATTCCCATCCCATTCCGGGAGATCGATCTGGTAGATTTCTATAAGGCAATAAATCTGGTAAAACCATCGCTTATTCGCACGGAAGCCGATGAGCTCACCTATCACCTGCATATCCTGATCCGATATGAAATTGAAAAAAAACTCATCAATGAAAAGCTGCCGGTAAAAGAACTGCCTGAATTATGGAATGCCCTGTATGCCGATATGCTGGGCGTGCAGGTGCCCGATGACCTGCATGGTATTCTTCAGGATATACACTGGTGTCATGGTAGCCTGGGTTATTTCCCGACTTACACCCTGGGCAGTTTGCTGGCCGCACAGTGGTGGCAACAGTTGCAACACGATATTGCCGATCTGGATGAAACCTTAGCCCGGGGGCATACCCGGCCTGTTCTCGACTGGTTAAGGAGTCATATCCATTGCTATGGCAGCCTTTACACGGCAGACGAACTCTGCCTGCGTGTAACCGGTAAGCCCCTGCAGGTGGAAGCATTTTTAGACTATGCCCGGGAAAAGTTTACCCGTCTGTACGCCTGA
- the araA gene encoding L-arabinose isomerase — protein MNESGSLRIWLIVGSQHLYGPEVIQQVEQHAREIAAGLNAAGSIHLPVCFKRVATTPDDILQFCHEANASPDCVGVICWMHTFSPAKMWINGLKMLQKPLLHLHTQFNRDIPWDTIDMDFMNLNQSAHGDREFGHILARMGKARKVVVGHWQQAQVQQQIDVWCRAAMAWHDWQGARFVRFGDNMRQVAVTEGDKVAAEYQFGFSVNTHGVGDLVAVMASVQPAEVEELCALYEKEYRVQPELQRGGSRHAALQEAARIEIGLRKFLQQGGYKGFTDTFEDLHGLKQLPGIAVQRLMQDGYGFGAEGDWKTAALVRAMKVMATGLPGGNSFMEDYTYHLEPGQEMVLGAHMLEICPSITHQQPSCEIHPLSIGGKTDPVRLVFDAAAGRALNAALMDMGGHFRLLINEVEAILPPQSLPKLPVARAVWKPLPDFQTACAAWLMAGGAHHTCFSQNLQVEHLRDFARIAGMECLVIDQQTRLDRFEQELQMSTLYYAWQSMFRKDG, from the coding sequence ATGAATGAATCAGGATCACTTCGCATCTGGCTGATTGTGGGAAGCCAGCACCTCTATGGGCCCGAGGTCATACAACAAGTGGAACAACATGCCCGGGAAATCGCTGCCGGCCTGAATGCTGCGGGAAGCATTCACCTGCCTGTGTGTTTCAAAAGGGTGGCCACCACACCCGACGACATTCTTCAATTTTGCCACGAAGCCAACGCATCGCCCGATTGTGTGGGCGTGATTTGCTGGATGCACACCTTTTCACCGGCCAAGATGTGGATTAACGGGTTGAAAATGCTGCAAAAACCCCTTTTACATCTCCATACCCAATTCAATCGAGATATTCCCTGGGATACGATTGATATGGATTTCATGAATCTCAACCAGAGCGCACATGGGGATCGCGAATTTGGCCATATCCTGGCGCGTATGGGCAAAGCGAGGAAGGTGGTAGTGGGCCACTGGCAGCAAGCTCAGGTGCAACAGCAAATTGATGTGTGGTGCCGTGCGGCTATGGCCTGGCACGACTGGCAGGGAGCGCGATTTGTGCGGTTTGGGGATAACATGCGACAGGTGGCGGTTACGGAAGGCGACAAAGTAGCTGCGGAATATCAGTTTGGTTTTTCGGTAAATACTCACGGTGTGGGCGATCTGGTTGCCGTCATGGCTTCGGTACAACCGGCTGAGGTAGAGGAATTATGTGCCCTGTATGAAAAAGAATATCGGGTCCAACCGGAACTACAAAGAGGGGGTAGCCGACATGCGGCTCTGCAGGAGGCAGCTCGAATTGAAATTGGCTTACGTAAGTTTTTACAACAGGGCGGATACAAAGGATTCACCGACACATTTGAGGATTTGCATGGATTAAAGCAATTGCCCGGAATAGCCGTTCAGCGCTTGATGCAGGATGGCTATGGATTTGGTGCGGAGGGCGACTGGAAAACGGCGGCGCTGGTGCGTGCCATGAAGGTGATGGCTACCGGTCTCCCGGGAGGAAATAGTTTCATGGAAGACTATACCTATCACCTGGAACCCGGCCAGGAAATGGTACTGGGCGCACACATGCTCGAAATCTGTCCTTCCATCACCCATCAGCAACCTTCCTGTGAGATTCATCCCCTGAGCATTGGAGGCAAGACCGATCCTGTTCGGCTGGTATTCGATGCCGCTGCAGGCCGGGCATTGAATGCAGCACTCATGGATATGGGCGGCCATTTCAGGCTGCTGATCAATGAAGTAGAAGCCATTTTACCGCCGCAATCCCTGCCTAAATTGCCGGTAGCACGGGCCGTGTGGAAGCCATTGCCGGATTTTCAAACCGCATGTGCAGCCTGGCTGATGGCAGGCGGCGCCCATCATACCTGTTTCAGCCAGAATTTACAGGTTGAGCATCTCCGCGATTTCGCAAGAATAGCTGGCATGGAATGCCTGGTCATTGACCAACAAACCCGCCTGGATCGGTTTGAACAGGAACTCCAGATGAGTACGCTTTATTATGCCTGGCAGAGCATGTTCCGCAAAGACGGATAA
- a CDS encoding glycoside hydrolase family 27 protein gives MGWNSYDCFGATVTEDEVKANARWMADSLKRYGWQYIVVDFCWFYPHPPGSKASPPPQFRLPDGSYVPWLPMDAWGRLLPDERKFPSAVGGQGFRPLAEFVHSLGLKFGVHIMRGIPRQAVWAKTPVKGIPGVTADQIADVHDTCSWLNTMYGLDMSKPGAQAYLNSLLELYASWGVDFIKVDDISQPYHAAEILGYRRAIDHCGRNIVLSLSPGETPLSRATEVNQLANMWRLSADLWDNWNQLRHAFELAAAWVSYARPEHWPDIDMLPIGRLSLRGPVGSPRYSRLSDDELQTLMTLWCITRMPLMLGGNLPDNRPFDCRLETNAEAIEADQGPYQPRLLQQSDTLIIWQSTDTLTRSKIFLAFFNLSEHPIKTTFRLNRIAAWSSANRRSSDILVRDVWKNESWRTRTRRQLFVQLPPHGCVLYRLSGYENPKQSE, from the coding sequence ATGGGCTGGAACAGTTATGATTGCTTTGGCGCCACCGTTACGGAAGATGAAGTAAAAGCGAATGCGCGCTGGATGGCCGATTCGTTGAAACGCTATGGATGGCAATATATCGTGGTGGATTTTTGCTGGTTTTACCCACATCCACCCGGGAGCAAGGCCAGTCCCCCGCCTCAGTTTCGCCTCCCAGACGGGAGTTATGTGCCCTGGCTACCCATGGATGCATGGGGCAGGCTATTGCCGGATGAACGGAAATTTCCTTCTGCGGTGGGTGGACAGGGCTTCAGGCCATTGGCCGAGTTTGTGCACAGCCTGGGACTAAAATTTGGAGTTCATATCATGCGGGGCATTCCCCGGCAGGCCGTATGGGCAAAAACACCGGTAAAGGGCATCCCGGGTGTTACGGCTGATCAGATTGCCGATGTGCACGACACGTGCAGCTGGCTCAACACCATGTATGGACTGGATATGTCAAAGCCGGGAGCACAAGCTTATTTGAACAGCTTGCTGGAGCTGTATGCCTCCTGGGGCGTGGATTTTATCAAAGTGGACGACATCAGTCAGCCCTACCATGCTGCTGAAATTCTCGGCTATCGCCGGGCTATCGATCATTGTGGTCGGAATATCGTGTTGAGCCTATCGCCCGGCGAAACACCTTTAAGCCGGGCAACAGAAGTGAATCAACTGGCTAACATGTGGCGGCTCAGCGCTGACTTGTGGGACAACTGGAATCAGCTGCGTCATGCGTTTGAACTGGCTGCAGCCTGGGTGTCTTACGCTCGTCCCGAACACTGGCCCGATATCGATATGCTCCCCATCGGTCGTCTCTCACTCAGGGGACCGGTAGGCAGTCCGCGCTACTCAAGGCTGAGCGACGACGAACTGCAAACCCTGATGACGCTCTGGTGCATCACCCGCATGCCACTGATGCTGGGCGGGAATTTACCCGATAACCGTCCATTCGATTGTCGGCTCGAAACCAATGCCGAAGCTATCGAAGCCGATCAAGGGCCTTATCAGCCCAGGTTATTGCAGCAATCCGACACGCTCATCATCTGGCAATCAACGGATACGCTTACCCGCTCAAAAATATTTCTGGCATTTTTTAACCTGAGTGAACATCCTATCAAAACTACGTTTAGGCTCAACCGTATTGCGGCTTGGTCGAGCGCGAACAGGCGATCATCGGATATCCTCGTCAGGGATGTATGGAAGAATGAATCCTGGCGTACCCGCACGCGAAGACAACTATTTGTTCAACTACCGCCACATGGCTGTGTGCTGTACAGGCTGAGTGGATATGAAAACCCTAAACAATCGGAATGA
- the araD gene encoding L-ribulose-5-phosphate 4-epimerase AraD — MDLFQRIREEAYEANMQLPELGLVKFTFGNASAADRERRVFAIKPSGVPYAELTPEKMVVVSFSGEVISGHLRPSSDTPTHAVLYSHWPDIGGIVHTHSTYATAWAQALRNIPIYGTTHADHLPIDVPCAPPMADEMIKGNYEYQTGMQIIQFFQEHGLDYRQIPMVLVGSHAPFTWGKTVKKAVYHSAILEEIAFMAYLTEQIHHSGSYAAQPARLKEALIHKHFERKHGSQAYYGQESDD; from the coding sequence ATGGATCTTTTTCAGCGAATCCGCGAAGAGGCGTATGAGGCCAACATGCAATTGCCTGAGCTGGGACTGGTGAAATTTACCTTCGGCAACGCCAGCGCAGCCGATCGCGAACGACGGGTGTTTGCCATCAAGCCCAGTGGAGTGCCCTATGCAGAGCTCACACCGGAAAAAATGGTGGTAGTCAGTTTCTCGGGAGAAGTAATATCAGGGCATTTACGTCCTTCATCGGATACGCCCACGCATGCCGTGCTCTACAGTCATTGGCCCGATATCGGAGGCATCGTTCATACCCATTCCACCTATGCTACGGCATGGGCACAGGCCCTGCGCAATATTCCCATTTATGGCACCACCCATGCCGATCATCTGCCCATCGATGTGCCCTGTGCGCCTCCTATGGCTGATGAGATGATTAAAGGGAATTATGAATACCAGACCGGCATGCAGATCATTCAATTTTTTCAGGAGCATGGGCTCGACTATCGTCAGATTCCAATGGTGCTGGTGGGTAGTCATGCGCCATTCACCTGGGGAAAGACAGTAAAGAAGGCTGTTTACCACAGTGCGATTCTGGAAGAAATTGCTTTCATGGCCTATCTTACTGAGCAAATTCACCACAGCGGCAGTTATGCTGCACAGCCGGCGCGACTGAAAGAGGCACTCATCCACAAACATTTTGAACGCAAACATGGTAGCCAGGCCTATTATGGACAGGAGTCTGACGATTAG
- a CDS encoding ribulokinase has translation MKNDQWVIGLDYGTDSVRGVLVDAATGEELATAVFHYPRWRDQLYCEPTLHQYRQHPLDYVEGLESVIKNCIQQVGADRAKSRIRGIAIDTTGSTPVAVDARGRPLALLPGMEHNPNAMFVLWKDHTAVQEAAEINAFASRQSVDYLQYVGGVYSSEWFWAKLLHVLRVDEQVRQHIYSWVEHCDWMPFLLTGGDDVRAMKRSVCAAGHKALWAEAFGGLPPESFFAGVDPLLAGFRDRITGPVLTADRPAGRLCREWAERLGLSDDVVVAVGAFDAHIGAVGGQIEPYFLSKVMGTSTCDILVAPVADMQGKVIRGICGQVNGSVVPGMVGMEAGQSAFGDTYAWWRDVLLWPVRQVLPQVPGIQDAWVHGLTTTLQERLIPALSEEALRRDQAGLPLPLAVDWLNGRRTPFADQELKAALLGLDLGTDAVDIFRAWAEATCFGARSIVECFISQGVPVKGVIGLGGVARKSPYIMQLMADVLNMPLRIHKAEHTCASGAAMFAATAAGIYPEVEEAMQAMGQGFDREYIPVPARVDILQNRYQQYKKFGSFVEQFLHTH, from the coding sequence GTGAAAAACGATCAATGGGTCATCGGGCTGGATTACGGTACGGATTCTGTGCGGGGCGTGCTTGTTGATGCCGCAACGGGCGAAGAATTAGCTACCGCGGTATTTCATTATCCCCGGTGGCGCGACCAGCTTTACTGTGAGCCCACGTTGCACCAGTACAGGCAGCATCCACTGGATTACGTGGAAGGTCTGGAGTCAGTGATTAAAAACTGCATACAGCAGGTAGGGGCCGATCGGGCAAAATCCCGAATCAGGGGAATTGCCATCGATACCACAGGCTCTACACCGGTAGCCGTGGACGCCCGGGGCAGACCGCTGGCTTTATTGCCGGGAATGGAACATAACCCGAATGCGATGTTTGTGTTGTGGAAAGATCATACGGCCGTTCAGGAGGCGGCAGAAATCAATGCTTTTGCCAGCCGGCAGTCGGTGGATTACCTGCAATATGTGGGCGGGGTATATTCTTCGGAATGGTTCTGGGCCAAACTGCTGCATGTGTTGCGGGTCGACGAGCAGGTACGGCAGCATATCTATTCCTGGGTGGAACATTGCGACTGGATGCCTTTCCTGTTAACCGGCGGCGATGATGTGCGAGCCATGAAACGAAGCGTATGTGCAGCAGGACATAAAGCCTTATGGGCTGAAGCGTTTGGGGGATTACCTCCCGAATCATTTTTCGCAGGTGTTGATCCTTTGCTTGCGGGGTTTCGCGACCGGATCACGGGACCCGTACTCACGGCCGATCGGCCGGCGGGACGGCTCTGCAGGGAATGGGCGGAAAGATTGGGATTAAGCGATGATGTGGTGGTGGCGGTAGGCGCCTTCGATGCCCATATCGGAGCCGTGGGTGGGCAAATTGAACCTTATTTTCTGAGCAAGGTCATGGGCACCTCAACCTGCGATATTCTGGTAGCTCCTGTTGCCGATATGCAGGGAAAGGTGATCAGGGGGATATGTGGCCAGGTCAACGGTTCGGTCGTGCCGGGTATGGTGGGGATGGAAGCGGGTCAATCGGCCTTCGGCGACACGTATGCCTGGTGGAGAGATGTGTTGTTATGGCCCGTCAGACAGGTGCTTCCCCAAGTGCCGGGTATTCAGGATGCCTGGGTGCATGGGCTCACCACAACCCTGCAGGAACGCCTGATTCCGGCTTTGAGTGAAGAGGCCCTTCGACGGGATCAGGCCGGTTTGCCTTTGCCCCTTGCAGTGGACTGGCTGAATGGACGGCGTACACCCTTTGCCGATCAGGAGTTAAAAGCCGCATTGTTAGGCCTGGACCTGGGCACGGATGCCGTGGATATTTTCAGGGCCTGGGCCGAGGCTACCTGCTTCGGCGCCAGAAGCATCGTGGAATGCTTCATCTCGCAGGGTGTTCCGGTAAAGGGTGTTATCGGATTGGGCGGGGTGGCCAGAAAATCACCTTACATCATGCAGCTCATGGCAGATGTATTGAATATGCCGCTCCGCATCCATAAGGCCGAACATACCTGTGCCAGCGGGGCTGCGATGTTTGCCGCAACGGCAGCGGGCATCTACCCTGAAGTAGAAGAGGCCATGCAGGCTATGGGGCAGGGTTTTGATCGGGAATATATACCCGTGCCTGCCCGGGTGGATATCCTTCAAAATCGTTATCAACAATATAAAAAGTTTGGAAGTTTTGTAGAACAATTCCTGCACACCCATTAA
- the gatC gene encoding Asp-tRNA(Asn)/Glu-tRNA(Gln) amidotransferase subunit GatC codes for MEISDDLIRRLCDLARLDYDEAEAASLKKDLQQMIAFIEKLNEVDTTGVEPLIFLTDHLHPLRDDVVRTTLSREEALALAPDQNGAFFQVPPVKIA; via the coding sequence ATGGAGATATCCGATGATTTAATCCGGAGGCTCTGTGACCTGGCCCGGCTCGATTATGATGAAGCCGAAGCGGCCTCCCTGAAAAAAGACCTGCAGCAGATGATTGCTTTTATTGAAAAACTCAACGAGGTGGATACCACCGGGGTGGAGCCTTTGATTTTTTTGACTGATCATCTGCATCCACTCAGAGATGATGTCGTACGTACGACCTTATCTCGCGAAGAGGCGCTGGCACTGGCCCCCGATCAAAATGGAGCGTTTTTCCAGGTGCCTCCGGTGAAAATAGCCTAA
- a CDS encoding ABC transporter ATP-binding protein translates to MEPLIRLENIKKNYYLGKNVLQVLKGIYLSVYPNEYVALMGPSGSGKSTLMNILGCLDSPTEGQYFLNGQDVSHMDDDALAAVRNKQIGFVFQQFNLLPRLNALENVAMPLIYCGVPKKEREEKARAMLEKVGLGERWNHRPNELSGGQCQRVAIARALVNDPAIILADEPTGNLDSKTSIEIMDIFAQIHASGNTVILVTHEEDIAEHAHRIIRLRDGVIESDRQNEKIRQLATH, encoded by the coding sequence ATGGAACCACTTATTCGATTAGAAAACATTAAAAAAAATTATTACCTCGGCAAAAATGTGCTTCAGGTGTTGAAGGGTATTTATCTGTCGGTCTACCCTAATGAATACGTGGCCCTGATGGGACCATCGGGCTCAGGAAAAAGTACCTTGATGAATATTTTAGGTTGCCTGGACTCACCCACGGAAGGCCAATATTTTTTGAATGGTCAGGATGTAAGCCACATGGACGATGATGCCCTTGCCGCCGTACGGAACAAACAGATTGGATTCGTGTTTCAGCAGTTTAACCTGCTGCCCAGGCTGAATGCGCTGGAAAATGTGGCCATGCCCTTGATTTACTGTGGGGTTCCTAAAAAAGAACGGGAAGAGAAGGCCAGGGCCATGCTGGAAAAAGTAGGCCTGGGGGAACGCTGGAATCACCGTCCGAATGAGCTTTCAGGCGGCCAATGCCAGCGCGTGGCCATTGCGCGTGCGCTGGTGAACGATCCGGCCATTATCCTCGCCGACGAGCCTACCGGCAACCTCGACTCAAAAACGTCCATTGAAATCATGGATATCTTCGCCCAGATCCATGCCAGCGGCAATACCGTGATTCTGGTTACCCATGAAGAAGATATTGCCGAACATGCGCACCGCATCATCCGCCTGCGCGATGGCGTGATTGAAAGTGACCGTCAAAACGAAAAAATTCGACAGCTGGCAACCCACTGA
- a CDS encoding cob(I)yrinic acid a,c-diamide adenosyltransferase, translating to MAFRIYTRTGDQGQTSLLGGTRVWKSDLRIEAYGTIDELNAYMGWLADVHSGPIREELRQVQDRLFRIGAVLAYDGSASLRMTLPEISASDIHILEQAIDRMEAQLPPLKQFILPGGHPHISLCHVARCVCRRAERACVRMNQDIPLPEYFIPYLNRLSDYLFVLARYTAQQLGVEEIPWTPR from the coding sequence ATGGCCTTTCGCATATATACCCGAACCGGAGATCAGGGACAAACTTCTCTGCTGGGAGGAACCCGTGTGTGGAAAAGCGATCTGCGTATCGAAGCCTATGGCACGATCGATGAATTAAATGCCTACATGGGCTGGCTGGCCGACGTCCATTCCGGGCCTATCCGAGAAGAATTAAGGCAGGTGCAGGATCGGCTGTTCAGGATTGGCGCCGTACTGGCTTATGATGGCTCGGCATCCCTGCGGATGACGTTGCCGGAAATTTCCGCATCCGATATCCATATCCTCGAACAGGCCATCGATCGAATGGAGGCCCAGCTACCGCCGTTGAAACAATTTATTCTACCGGGAGGACATCCGCACATTTCCCTATGCCACGTGGCCCGTTGCGTTTGCCGCAGAGCCGAACGAGCCTGTGTGCGCATGAATCAGGACATTCCACTGCCCGAATATTTCATTCCCTATTTGAACCGGCTCAGCGATTACCTGTTTGTACTGGCACGTTATACCGCTCAACAGCTGGGCGTTGAAGAAATTCCCTGGACACCCCGCTGA
- a CDS encoding ABC transporter ATP-binding protein has product MVMLKAENLHKSYGSLHVLKGISLTVNRGEIVSILGSSGAGKSTLLHILGTLDKPSSGRVWLNGQDVFQLSSSALASFRNKHIGFVFQFHYLLPEFTALENVCIPGWIAGEKKHVVEDRARSLLNMMGLGDRLHHRPARLSGGEQQRVAVARALINQPDLVLADEPTGNLDSAHALELHQLFQELKKQLQQTFVIVTHNEALARLSDRQLLIQDGQLIAHHDHQLSV; this is encoded by the coding sequence ATGGTGATGTTAAAAGCGGAGAATTTGCATAAATCGTATGGCTCTTTGCATGTGCTGAAGGGCATCAGTCTCACGGTGAACAGGGGTGAGATTGTATCCATTCTGGGTTCTTCGGGTGCAGGCAAAAGTACTTTGTTGCATATTTTAGGAACGCTCGATAAGCCTTCGTCGGGACGGGTCTGGCTCAATGGGCAGGATGTGTTTCAATTATCGTCTTCTGCACTGGCCTCCTTTCGCAACAAGCATATCGGTTTTGTATTTCAATTTCACTACCTGCTGCCCGAGTTTACCGCACTGGAAAACGTGTGTATACCCGGCTGGATTGCCGGTGAAAAAAAGCATGTGGTGGAGGATCGGGCCAGGAGCCTGCTGAATATGATGGGGCTGGGCGACAGGCTGCATCACAGGCCAGCCCGACTGTCGGGCGGTGAGCAGCAGCGGGTGGCTGTTGCACGGGCATTGATCAATCAGCCTGATCTGGTGCTGGCCGATGAACCCACCGGGAATTTAGATTCGGCTCATGCACTTGAATTGCATCAGCTCTTTCAGGAACTCAAAAAACAATTGCAGCAAACTTTTGTGATTGTTACCCATAATGAAGCGCTGGCGCGGCTTTCGGATCGTCAGCTGCTTATCCAGGACGGTCAGCTCATCGCGCATCACGACCATCAATTATCCGTGTGA
- a CDS encoding DUF2795 domain-containing protein codes for MFWTLELASYLEDAPWPATKDELIDYAIRSGAPIEVIENLQELEDEGEVYEGIEDIWPDYPSQEDFFFNEDEY; via the coding sequence ATGTTCTGGACACTCGAACTGGCTTCGTATCTGGAAGACGCCCCATGGCCGGCTACTAAAGATGAACTGATCGATTATGCGATTCGTTCGGGGGCTCCTATTGAAGTCATTGAAAACCTTCAGGAGTTGGAAGATGAGGGCGAGGTGTATGAAGGTATTGAAGACATCTGGCCGGATTATCCCTCACAGGAAGATTTCTTCTTCAATGAAGATGAGTATTGA
- a CDS encoding enoyl-ACP reductase yields MAYQLLQGKKGIIFGALDERSIAWQVALRCHEEGAKLVLTNAPVAVRMGEIKQLAEICGAPIIPADVTNMDDLENLFKQTMEHFQGGVDFILHSVGMSLNVRKNIPYTEANYEFMHKGFDISAISLHRVLQTAYRLDAINEWGSVVALTYIAAQRVFPDYNDMADAKALLESIARSFGYHYGVRKKVRINTVSQSPTRTTAGSGVKGFDGFIEYAEKMSPLGNATAQQCADYCVTLFSDLTRMVTMQNLYHDGGFSFTGVSHAIMDALMKQMMQEQNK; encoded by the coding sequence ATGGCTTATCAATTGCTTCAGGGTAAAAAAGGCATCATATTCGGTGCATTAGACGAGCGATCCATTGCCTGGCAGGTGGCGCTTCGCTGTCATGAAGAAGGGGCAAAGCTGGTATTAACCAATGCACCTGTTGCCGTGCGCATGGGCGAAATCAAGCAACTGGCCGAAATCTGTGGTGCTCCCATCATTCCCGCCGATGTTACCAACATGGACGATCTGGAAAACCTGTTCAAACAAACCATGGAGCATTTTCAGGGCGGGGTAGATTTTATTTTACACTCTGTAGGTATGAGCTTGAATGTGCGTAAGAACATCCCTTATACGGAAGCCAATTACGAGTTCATGCATAAAGGTTTTGATATTTCGGCCATATCGCTTCACCGGGTACTGCAAACGGCTTACCGGCTCGATGCGATAAATGAATGGGGTTCGGTGGTGGCGCTTACCTACATTGCTGCGCAGCGGGTGTTCCCGGATTACAATGACATGGCCGATGCAAAAGCGTTGCTGGAATCCATCGCGCGGAGTTTTGGTTATCATTATGGGGTCAGGAAAAAAGTACGTATCAATACCGTATCGCAATCGCCCACCCGCACCACGGCCGGCAGCGGTGTAAAGGGTTTTGATGGTTTCATTGAATACGCTGAAAAGATGAGTCCACTTGGAAATGCCACCGCACAGCAGTGTGCCGATTATTGCGTAACCCTGTTTTCCGATCTCACCCGCATGGTTACCATGCAAAACCTCTATCACGATGGGGGATTTTCTTTCACGGGTGTATCGCACGCCATCATGGATGCGCTGATGAAACAGATGATGCAGGAACAGAATAAGTAA